A single genomic interval of Mauremys reevesii isolate NIE-2019 linkage group 24, ASM1616193v1, whole genome shotgun sequence harbors:
- the LOC120390678 gene encoding scale keratin-like — protein sequence MSCYPTQGCIPDICPRPYIDVCNEPCISSCGDSTAVVYAPPVVVRFPGPTMATCPQDSFVGTALPNLPFRAVGSPVAGGGFSGSIGSGGSYSGGFGGGYSGGYGGSNSVVYGGGAGGGYGGGAGGGYGGGYGGGVGGGYGGCYGGSYGSGGSRGYSRKSYRSISSGGYSGNCGPC from the coding sequence ATGTCTTGCTACCCAACCCAGGGCTGTATTCCTGATATATGCCCACGCCCATATATTGATGTCTGCAATGAGCCGTGTATCTCATCATGCGGAGATTCGACTGCAGTGGTCTATGCGCCACCAGTTGTTGTGAGATTCCCAGGACCAACTATGGCTACTTGTCCTCAAGACAGCTTCGTCGGAACCGCCTTACCAAACTTGCCATTTAGAGCTGTGGGATCACCTGTTGCTGGTGGAGGTTTCAGTGGCTCAATCGGCTCTGGGGGTAGTTACAGTGGTGGTTTTGGAGGAGGTTACAGTGGTGGCTATGGGGGAAGTAACAGTGTTGTTTATGGGGGTGGAGCCGGGGGTGGTTATGGGGGTGGAGCCGGAGGTGGTTATGGGGGTGGTTATGGGGGTGGAGTCGGGGGTGGTTATGGGGGTTGTTATGGAGGCTCATACGGTTCTGGGGGCTCACGTGGTTATAGCAGGAAGTCATATCGTAGCATTTCTAGTGGAGGATATTCTGGAAACTGTGGGCCATGTTAA